In a genomic window of Callithrix jacchus isolate 240 chromosome 22, calJac240_pri, whole genome shotgun sequence:
- the CALR gene encoding calreticulin: MLLSVPLLLGLLGLAAAEPAIYFKEQFLDGDGWTSRWIESKHKSDFGKFALSSGKFYGDQEKDKGLQTSQDARFYALSASFEPFSNKGQTLVVQFTVKHEQNIDCGGGYVKLFPSSLDQTDMHGDSEYNIMFGPDICGPGTKKVHVIFNYKGKNVLINKDIRCKDDEFTHLYTLIVRPDNTYEVKIDNSQVESGSLEDDWDFLPPKKIKDPAASKPEDWDERAKIDDPTDSKPEDWDKPEHIPDPDAKKPEDWDEEMDGEWEPPVIQNPEYKGEWKPRQIDNPDYKGTWIHPEIDNPEYSPDPNIYAYDNFGVLGLDLWQVKSGTIFDNFLITNDEAYAEEFGNETWGVTKAAEKQMKDKQDEEQRLKEEEEDKKRKEEEEAEDKDDDEDKDEDEEDEEDKEEDEEEDVPGQAKDEL, translated from the exons ATGCTGCTATCCGTGCCGCTGCTGCTCGGCCTCCTCGGCCTGGCTGCCGCCGAGCCCGCCATCTATTTCAAGGAGCAGTTTCTGGACGGAG ATGGGTGGACTTCCCGCTGGATCGAATCCAAACACAAGTCAGATTTTGGCAAATTTGCCCTCAGTTCCGGCAAGTTCTACGGTGACCAGGAGAAAGATAAAG GTTTGCAGACAAGCCAGGATGCACGCTTTTATGCTCTATCGGCCAGTTTTGAGCCCTTTAGCAACAAAGGGCAGACACTAGTGGTGCAGTTCACGGTGAAACATGAGCAGAACATCGACTGTGGGGGCGGCTATGTGAAGCTGTTTCCTAGTAGTTTGGACCAGACGGACATGCACGGAGACTCAGAATACAACATCATGTTCG GTCCTGACATCTGTGGCCCTGGCACCAAGAAGGTTCATGTCATCTTCAACTACAAGGGCAAGAACGTGCTGATCAACAAGGACATCCGTTGCAAG GATGATGAGTTTACACACCTGTACACACTGATTGTGCGACCGGACAATACCTACGAGGTGAAGATCGACAACAGCCAGGTGGAGTCGGGGTCCTTGGAGGACGATTGGGACTTTCTGCCACCCAAGAAGATAAAGGATCCTGCTGCTTCAAAACCGGAAGACTGGGATGAGCGGGCCAAGATCGATGATCCCACAGACTCCAAGCCTGAG GACTGGGACAAGCCTGAGCATATTCCTGACCCTGATGCCAAGAAGCCTGAGGACTGGGATGAAGAGATGGATGGAGAGTGGGAACCCCCAGTGATTCAGAACCCTGAGTACAAG GGTGAGTGGAAGCCCCGACAGATCGACAACCCAGATTACAAGGGCACTTGGATCCACCCAGAAATTGACAATCCCGAGTATTCCCCTGATCCCAATATCTATGCCTATGATAACTTTGGTGTGCTGGGCCTGGACCTCTGGCAG GTCAAGTCTGGCACCATCTTTGACAACTTCCTCATCACCAACGATGAGGCATACGCTGAGGAGTTTGGCAATGAGACGTGGGGTGTAACAAAG GCAGCAGAGAAGCAAATGAAGGACAAACAGGATGAGGAGCAGAGGcttaaggaggaggaagaagacaagaagcgcaaagaggaggaggaggcagaggacaaGGACGATGACGAGGACAAAGATGAGGatgaagaggatgaggaggacaaggaagaagatgaggaggaagatGTCCCTGGCCAGGCCAAGGACGAGCTGTAG